In one window of Lynx canadensis isolate LIC74 chromosome A3, mLynCan4.pri.v2, whole genome shotgun sequence DNA:
- the CSTF1 gene encoding cleavage stimulation factor subunit 1 isoform X1 translates to MYRTKVGLKDRQQLYKLIISQLLYDGYISIANGLINEIKPQSVCAPSEQLLHLIKLGMENDDTAVQYAIGRSDTVAPGTGIDLEFDADVQTMSPEASEYETCYVTSHKGPCRVATYSRDGQLIATGSADASIKILDTERMLAKSAMPIEVMMNETAQQNMENHPVIRTLYDHVDEVTCLAFHPTEQILASGSRDYTLKLFDYSKPSAKRAFKYIQEAEMLRSISFHPSGDFILVGTQHPTLRLYDINTFQCFVSCNPQDQHTDAICSVNYNPSANMYVTGSKDGCIKLWDGVSNRCITTFEKAHDGAEVCSAIFSKNSKYILSSGKDSVAKLWEISTGRTLVRYTGAGLSGRQVHRTQAVFNHTEDYVLLPDERTISLCCWDSRTAERRNLLSLGHNNIVRCIVHSPTNPGFMTCSDDFRARFWYRRSTTD, encoded by the exons ATGTACAGAACCAAAGTGGGCTTGAAGGACCGCCAGCAGCTGTATAAGCTGATCATTAGCCAGCTGCTCTACGATGGCTATATTAGCATTGCTAATGGCCTCATCAACGAAATCAAGCCGCAGTCTGTCTGTGCGCCCTCGGAGCAGCTCCTACACCTCATCAAACTAG GAATGGAAAACGACGATACTGCAGTTCAGTATGCAATTGGTCGTTCAGATACAGTGGCCCCTGGCACGGGGATTGACCTAGAATTTGATGCCGACGTCCAAACTATGTCCCCAGAGGCTTCAGAGTACGAAACATGCTATGTCACATCCCACAAAGGCCCCTGCCGCGTAGCCACCTACAGCAGAGACGGGCAGTTAATAGCCACCGGATCTGCCGATGCTTCCATAAAGATACTTGACACGGAAAGAATGTTGGCCAAGAGCGCCATGCCAATAGAG GTCATGATGAATGAGACTGCACAACAGAACATGGAAAACCACCCAGTGATCCGAACGCTTTATGACCACGTGGATGAAGTCACATGTCTCGCTTTCCACCCAACGGAGCAAATCCTTGCCTCTGGTTCCAGGGATTATACTCTGAAGTTATTTGATTATTCCAAACCATCTGCAAAAAGAGCCTTCAAGTACATTCAG GAAGCTGAAATGCTACGCTCTATCTCTTTTCATCCTTCCGGAGACTTTATACTCGTTGGGACTCAGCATCCTACTCTTCGGCTTTATGATATCAACACGTTTCAGTGTTTTGTCTCTTGCAATCCTCAAGATCAACACACCGATGCTATATGCTCCGTTAATTACAATCCCAGCGCCAACATGTATGTCACCGGTAGCAAGGACGGCTGCATCAAGCTGTGGGATGGTGTTTCAAATCGGTGCATCACAACCTTTGAGAAGGCGCATGACGGTGCTGAGGTTTGTTCTGCCATTTTCtccaaaaattccaaatacattctCTCCAGTGGAAAAGACTCCGTAGCTAAACTTTGGGAGATATCAACAGGACGAACACTGGTCAGATACACAG GGGCCGGCCTGAGCGGGCGGCAGGTGCACCGGACGCAGGCCGTGTTCAACCACACCGAGGACTACGTGCTGCTGCCGGACGAGCGGACCATCAGTCTGTGCTGCTGGGACTCCCGTACCGCCGAGCGTCGGAACCTGCTCTCCCTGGGCCACAACAACATCGTGCGCTGCATAGTGCACTCGCCCACCAACCCCGGCTTCATGACATGCAGCGACGACTTCCGAGCCCGGTTCTGGTACCGGCGATCCACCACGGACTAG
- the CSTF1 gene encoding cleavage stimulation factor subunit 1 isoform X2 — protein MYRTKVGLKDRQQLYKLIISQLLYDGYISIANGLINEIKPQSVCAPSEQLLHLIKLGMENDDTAVQYAIGRSDTVAPGTGIDLEFDADVQTMSPEASEYETCYVTSHKGPCRVATYSRDGQLIATGSADASIKILDTERMLAKSAMPIEVMMNETAQQNMENHPVIRTLYDHVDEVTCLAFHPTEQILASGSRDYTLKLFDYSKPSAKRAFKYIQEAEMLRSISFHPSGDFILVGTQHPTLRLYDINTFQCFVSCNPQDQHTDAICSVNYNPSANMYVTGSKDGCIKLWDGVSNRCITTFEKAHDGAEVCSAIFSKNSKYILSSGKDSVAKLWEISTGRTLVRYTVLFSMNRSLLVVDARGNYVLGRFLQLNLDRGFS, from the exons ATGTACAGAACCAAAGTGGGCTTGAAGGACCGCCAGCAGCTGTATAAGCTGATCATTAGCCAGCTGCTCTACGATGGCTATATTAGCATTGCTAATGGCCTCATCAACGAAATCAAGCCGCAGTCTGTCTGTGCGCCCTCGGAGCAGCTCCTACACCTCATCAAACTAG GAATGGAAAACGACGATACTGCAGTTCAGTATGCAATTGGTCGTTCAGATACAGTGGCCCCTGGCACGGGGATTGACCTAGAATTTGATGCCGACGTCCAAACTATGTCCCCAGAGGCTTCAGAGTACGAAACATGCTATGTCACATCCCACAAAGGCCCCTGCCGCGTAGCCACCTACAGCAGAGACGGGCAGTTAATAGCCACCGGATCTGCCGATGCTTCCATAAAGATACTTGACACGGAAAGAATGTTGGCCAAGAGCGCCATGCCAATAGAG GTCATGATGAATGAGACTGCACAACAGAACATGGAAAACCACCCAGTGATCCGAACGCTTTATGACCACGTGGATGAAGTCACATGTCTCGCTTTCCACCCAACGGAGCAAATCCTTGCCTCTGGTTCCAGGGATTATACTCTGAAGTTATTTGATTATTCCAAACCATCTGCAAAAAGAGCCTTCAAGTACATTCAG GAAGCTGAAATGCTACGCTCTATCTCTTTTCATCCTTCCGGAGACTTTATACTCGTTGGGACTCAGCATCCTACTCTTCGGCTTTATGATATCAACACGTTTCAGTGTTTTGTCTCTTGCAATCCTCAAGATCAACACACCGATGCTATATGCTCCGTTAATTACAATCCCAGCGCCAACATGTATGTCACCGGTAGCAAGGACGGCTGCATCAAGCTGTGGGATGGTGTTTCAAATCGGTGCATCACAACCTTTGAGAAGGCGCATGACGGTGCTGAGGTTTGTTCTGCCATTTTCtccaaaaattccaaatacattctCTCCAGTGGAAAAGACTCCGTAGCTAAACTTTGGGAGATATCAACAGGACGAACACTGGTCAGATACACAG ttctcttcAGCATGAATCGTTCACTACTCGTCGTGGATGCACGTGGCAACTATGTTCTTGGAAGATTTTTGCAATTAAATCTTGATCGAGGTTTTTCTTGA